The genomic DNA CAAAGGAGAGGTTAAGTTGGGGGCTATACAGAGAAAGGATGAAAATAGAGGAGATGTTCAGGAATGAGAAAAATGAGTTCAATTTAGAATTTTTAAGTTATATAGATGAGGAAGAAGTTTTAGGGAGATGGTTAGTAGTATTTATGGGAGCATTGTTAGTTATTTACTTAACATCAAAAGTAGAGAAGGGAGAGCATAGAATAAAGTTATTAAAGGAGGAATTAAAGAGAGGAATAATAAGCTTCATAAATTTTGCCTTAAGAATAATTGAGATATTAAGATTGAGATTAAAGATAAGCAAGAAAGGAAGAATTGTGCCTATGATTGGGGGTGATTAAAAGTGATTACAGATCAGTTCTTTTAAAGGTTTATTGGAGACTCTGAAGTTTTTCTTATCATAATCTCTGCAGGAAGTATAATTTGATGATTTTCTAATGGCTCACCTTTTAGAATAGAAATTAGAAGTCGAACTGCCCATTCTCCAATCTGAGATATTGGTTGTCGAATTGTAGTAAGAGGAGGATAAACATATTCAGAAAGAGATATACCATCAAAACCAGTAACAGCTGGATTTCGTCCTATGTCCAAATCATACTCATACGATTTTTTCATGATTCCAATAGCAATAAGATCGCTACAACAAACAATAGCTGTAGGAAAAGGATTTAAATTCATAATTAAATCCATAGCCCTATATCCGCCTTCTTCTCTCTCATATCCCAAAAGAATATACTTTTCATCAATCGAAATTCCTCTTTCTTTTGTAGCTTCCATAAAACCTGCAAGTCTTTCTCTAACATAAAAATATTCTAACGAAGGCCCCACAAAAGCTAAAATACGGTGTCCCTTGTTTATAAGATAGTTAGTAATTTTATATATTGCAGACCTTCCATCTACATCTACATATGAATAATCTACTGACAAATCATTACGTCCAATAGTAACAAACGGAAATTTTTCTTTAATCAAATAATTTATCCTATCATCTTTTACCTTAATGCCATCGAGGATGATACCATCGACACGACCAGTCTTAACAAGTTGCTCAAGAATATCTACAGCATTAGAACCTAAAGGACAAACAGAAACAAGAATATCATAATGAAATTTAGAAGCTGTATCAATGATCGACATTAAAAGTTCGTTAAAAAATGGATCTGAAACCCTTTCTTCTGGTGGTGAAGTTACAAAACCAATAGTATTTATAGAAGCTCTTTGTAAGCCTCGTCCTAATATATTAGGCTTATATCCAAGTTCTTCTATAGCTTGAAAAATTTTTTTCTTTGTCTCCTCTGAAACTCTTGCTTTATTATTTATAACTTTAGAAACAGTCTGATAACTTACTCCTGCCTTCTTTGCTACATCTTTTAAAGTAACCCACTTTTTCCTCACAAAGACTCACCCACCTTTAGGTGAACGTTCGTTTAAAACTATAATAAATAAAAAAATACTTTGTCAAGCTCTAAGCTGATATGTTCGATAAATAACCTTCTTTTAAAAAGATAAGGACCTTACAATTTTTGTTTACAGCTTCCTCTGATTTTTAGTTGAGGTTGTAAAACTACAATTTTTGTTTCTAATTCTTTTCCCTTTAAGATATCTAAGAGGGCTATTGCGGATAATTGCCCCATTTGAAAGATAGGTTGGGATACAGTGGTTAGGTTGAGGTATTGAGCAATTTCTAAGTCATCGTATCCAACTATTGAAAAATCTTCAGGTAACTTTACATTTTTCTCTTTAAAGTAATCCAAAAGACCAATAGCTTGAAGATCTGAAATAGCAAAAATGGCGGAGGGAATTTTGCCCTTTTCTAATATAATTTGACCTGCTTTTCTTCCCCCTTCTTTTGTTGTAGGAGTATAAACTATATTATCTTCTATAAAAGGTAAATTATATAGATATAGAGCTTTTTTATAACCTTCTAATCTTAGACTTCCTACCGCAAAACCAAAGGGGGGATTTTCCAAGGGCTCATTTATATGGAATATCTCTTTATGACCTAACTCAATAAGATATTCCGTAGCAATAAATCCCCCCAATACATTATCTACTGAGATTGAATAAAAATCTTGATGGTATGAATCTACAAGAACCGTAGGAATGCCAAGGTTTTGAAGAGCTTTTGCCTCTTTATCTAACAAATGCAAACTAATGATAATTAAACCATCCACTTTCCCTTTTATAGGTAGAACCCTAAAAAATCTATTTCTACTCTCATCATTAGCTAAGTTAAAGAGAACTATATCATACTGAGTATCAGAAAGAACACTACTAATTCCTCTAATTACCTCAAAGAAGAATGGTCTTGTAAAAATAGGTGCAACAATACCAATAAGATAAGTTTTACCCTTTGGTAAAGAACGGGCTGCATAATGGGGAGTATAATTTAACTCTTCAATAATTTGAAGAACTTTTCTCCTTGTTTCCTCACTTACGTGAGGATCTTGATTCAATACACGAGAGATTGTTCCAACTCCAACCCCTGCAATCTTTGCTATATCTTTTATAGTAAGTTTTTTACCTTTCATTTTATCTTGTAGTCCACCCTACCATTCCTTTTATATAATATCTTTGCAAAAAGGCAAAAATCAATAGGGGAACAGACATAGCAATGATTGTTCCCGCTGTTAAAGCTCCCCAATCTACGTGATAGACTCCTCTCATAAGAGGAATTCTCTGAGTAATTAGAAGTTTATCAGGAGAATAGATCAAGATTAGGGCTAAGAAAAAATCACTCCATACCCACATGAATTGCAGAACCGATGCAGAAAGGAGGGCAGGTAACGCAACAGGTAATATAATTCTGAAAAATATTGTAAAATCTCCAGCACCATCTATTTTTGCTGCTTCTTCTATATCTGTTGGAAGAGTTATAAAGAAGTTTCTTAAGAAAAAGACAATCCAAGGTAATCCCCATGCAGTATGAACCACTATTAAACCCAAGTATGTATTTAATAGCTTTAAATTATTCATAGTTTGAAAGATTGGGACTGCTATCATTTGTTGAGGAAGAGACATTAAAAGAACTATAGTTATGAAGAGATAATTTTTAATAGGAAAACTAAATCTTGCAAATCCATAACCTGCCAAAGCGGATATAAAGAGAGGAAAAATAGTTGAAGGAAATGCAACAAGTAAAGAGTTTTTCATTCCCTGAGATAATGGCGCAGTAGGATGCCTCCAAGCATTAATGAAGTTTTCAAAGGTTATATTAAAGTTTTTAAGGTTCCACCATCCGTATATAACCTCGTTTAAAGGTCTTATAGCGGTCATTAATACTCCCAGAAAAGGTATTACCCAAAGAATAGCAATGATCCCTGCAAGAATAT from Dictyoglomus sp. NZ13-RE01 includes the following:
- a CDS encoding ABC transporter permease — translated: MKRNSLFILLKYILAGIIAILWVIPFLGVLMTAIRPLNEVIYGWWNLKNFNITFENFINAWRHPTAPLSQGMKNSLLVAFPSTIFPLFISALAGYGFARFSFPIKNYLFITIVLLMSLPQQMIAVPIFQTMNNLKLLNTYLGLIVVHTAWGLPWIVFFLRNFFITLPTDIEEAAKIDGAGDFTIFFRIILPVALPALLSASVLQFMWVWSDFFLALILIYSPDKLLITQRIPLMRGVYHVDWGALTAGTIIAMSVPLLIFAFLQRYYIKGMVGWTTR
- a CDS encoding LacI family transcriptional regulator translates to MKGKKLTIKDIAKIAGVGVGTISRVLNQDPHVSEETRRKVLQIIEELNYTPHYAARSLPKGKTYLIGIVAPIFTRPFFFEVIRGISSVLSDTQYDIVLFNLANDESRNRFFRVLPIKGKVDGLIIISLHLLDKEAKALQNLGIPTVLVDSYHQDFYSISVDNVLGGFIATEYLIELGHKEIFHINEPLENPPFGFAVGSLRLEGYKKALYLYNLPFIEDNIVYTPTTKEGGRKAGQIILEKGKIPSAIFAISDLQAIGLLDYFKEKNVKLPEDFSIVGYDDLEIAQYLNLTTVSQPIFQMGQLSAIALLDILKGKELETKIVVLQPQLKIRGSCKQKL